Proteins from one Juglans microcarpa x Juglans regia isolate MS1-56 chromosome 1S, Jm3101_v1.0, whole genome shotgun sequence genomic window:
- the LOC121245805 gene encoding glyoxysomal fatty acid beta-oxidation multifunctional protein MFP-a-like, translating to MGSNLDGRIAMEVGDDGVALITILNPPVNSLSFDVFRSLKENYEEALRRDDVNAIVITGAKGNFCGGFDVTAIEGSQGGNMEKEQRPGYMAVEVITDIFEAARKPSVAAIDGLAIGGGLETAMACHARISTPTAQLGLPELTLGLIPGLGGTQRLPRLVGLSKALGMMLTSKLVQGDEAYSWGLVDAVVSPDDLVSTARRWALDILDRRRPWVASLYKKDKIEPLGEATEILKSARARAQKQAPHLQHPLVCIDVMEEGIVSGPELGFWQEAEAFQELLYSDTSKCLVHIFFAQSGTSKVPGVTDVGLVPRRVNKIAILGGGLLGSGIATTLILGGYQVILKEVDDKSLEAGIDRVRANLQSRVHKGEMSQEKFEKTVSLLKGVLNYENFKDVDMVIEAVIENVSLKQQIFSDLEKYCPPHCILASNTSTIDLNLIGDRTISQDRIVGAHFFCPAHIVPLLEIVHTKQTSPQVIVDLLDIGKNIGKTPVVVGNCTGFAVNRMFFPYTQASIFLIERGTDLYEIDGAITKFGMPMGPFRLVDLVGFGVAIATGMQFVQNFPERTYKSMLIPLLQEDKREGETTRKGFYLYNEKCKASPDPELAKYIKKSRSINGVTIDPKLMKLAEKDIVEMIFFPVVNEACRVLAEGIAVNASDLDAAAVMGMGFPSYRGGIMFWADSLGSKYIYSKLEEWSKIYGEFFKPCAYLAERAAKGTPLSSPKEEATPQLM from the exons ATGGGATCAAATTTGG ATGGAAGAATAGCAATGGAGGTAGGAGATGATGGGGTGGCTCTCATAACCATTCTCAATCCTCCTGTTAACTCCCTCTCCTTTGATG TGTTTCGcagcttaaaagaaaattatgaggaGGCATTAAGAAGAGATGATGTGAATGCAATTGTCATTACAG GAGCAAAGGGAAATTTCTGTGGTGGCTTTGATGTTACAGCTATTGAAGGAAGTCAAGGGGGAAACA TGGAGAAAGAACAAAGGCCTGGCTATATGGCTGTCGAGGTCATCACTGACATTTTCGAAg CTGCGAGAAAGCCTTCAGTTGCTGCCATTGATGGGCTTGCCATAGGTGGAGGATTAGAGACTGCAATG GCATGCCATGCTAGAATATCAACTCCCACTGCACAATTAGGGTTGCCTGAACTGACGCTTGGACTAATTCCTGGACTTGGGG GAACACAGCGACTTCCACGTCTTGTTGGTCTCTCAAAGGCACTTGGGATGATGCTG ACGTCAAAATTAGTCCAAGGGGACGAAGCTTACAGTTGGGGCCTCGTGGATGCCGTCGTCTCACCTGACGACTTGGTAAGCACTGCACGTCGATGGGCCCTCGACATCTTGGACCGAAGAAGACCATGGGTGGCTTCTCTTTACAAGAAAGACAAAATAGAACCCCTTGGGGAAGCAACGGAAATACTCAAGTCTGCCAGAGCTCGGGCCCAGAAACAGGCTCCCCATCTTCAGCACCCATTGGTTTGCATTGATGTCATGGAAGAGGGTATAGTTTCCGGTCCCGAGCTGG GATTTTGGCAGGAAGCTGAAGCTTTTCAGGAACTTTTGTATTCTGACACTTCCAAGTGTTTGGTCCACATTTTCTTTGCTCAGAGTGGAACGTCAAAG GTACCTGGGGTTACTGACGTGGGTTTAGTGCCAAGGCGAGTGAATAAGATTGCTATCCTAGGTGGAGGACTACTGGGCTCTGGAATAGCAACGACATTAATTCTTGGTGGTTATCAAGTAATCCTGAAAGAAGTAGATGACAAATCTTTGGAGGCTGGGATTGATAGAGTCAGAG CCAATTTGCAAAGCCGTGTGCATAAAGGAGAAATGTCTCaagagaagtttgagaaaactGTCTCTCTACTCAAGGGTGTCCTCAACTACGAAAACTTTAAAGATGTGGATATGGTGATAGAG GCTGTTATCGAGAATGTTTCTCTAAAGCAACAAATTTTTAGTGATCTTGAAAAGTATTGCCCACCACATTGCATACTTGCCAGCAACACTAGCACAATTGACTTGAACCTGATTGGAGATAGGACAATTTCCCAAGATCGTATTGTTGGAGCTCATTTCTTCTG TCCGGCTCATATCGTGCCACTTTTGGAGATTGTTCATACTAAGCAGACTTCTCCCCAAGTGATTGTTGATTTGCTAGACATAGGGAAAAACATTGGGAAAACTCCAGTGGTGGTTGGAAATTGCACTGGCTTTGCTGTCAACAGGATGTTCTTCCCTTACACACAAGCTTCTATTTTTCTCATCGAGCGTGGTACAGATCTCTATGAGATTGATGGGGCCATTACCAAATTCGGAATGCCTATGGGCCCTTTCAG ATTGGTTGACCTGGTTGGTTTCGGTGTTGCAATTGCGACTGGCATGCAATTTGTTCAGAATTTTCCTGAGCGAACATATAAATCAATGCTTATCCCCCTTTTGCAGGAGGATAAGAGAGAAG GTGAGACTACGCGCAAAGGGTTCTATTTGTATAATGAGAAATGCAAAGCCAGCCCTGATCCTGAATtggcaaaatatattaagaagtCGAGGAGCATTAATGGTGTAACTATTGACCCTAag CTAATGAAATTAGCAGAAAAGGACATTGTGGAGATGATATTCTTTCCCGTGGTGAATGAGGCCTGCCGAGTCCTTGCCGAAGGTATTGCAGTCAATGCATCAGACCTTGATGCTGCTGCTGTTATGGGAATGGGTTTCCCTTCCTACAG GGGAGGCATCATGTTCTGGGCCGATTCTCTCGGATCCAAATACATTTATTCAAAATTGGAGGAATGGTCTAAGATTTATGGAGAATTCTTCAAGCCCTGTGCCTATTTGGCTGAAAGAGCAGCCAAGGGGACTCCTCTg AGTTCTCCGAAAGAGGAAGCAACACCTCAGTTAATGTGA